A single region of the Streptococcus sanguinis genome encodes:
- a CDS encoding DUF960 domain-containing protein: MAFTNTLGRYASFGIMTSLPEEIIDSFWYVIDNNLKGVFELRPVLKFEIINSQGRVSLRFSQKNFNTIISFDLNYQFDPFFPRKVYIVDNKGKETIMLSDEYSLM, from the coding sequence ATGGCATTTACAAATACTCTCGGCCGATATGCCAGCTTTGGCATCATGACGAGCCTCCCTGAAGAAATTATAGACTCATTCTGGTACGTTATTGATAACAATCTCAAAGGAGTCTTCGAACTTCGCCCAGTCCTCAAGTTTGAAATCATCAATAGCCAAGGAAGAGTATCTCTACGATTCTCACAAAAAAACTTCAACACTATTATTTCATTTGATTTAAACTACCAATTTGACCCTTTCTTTCCCAGAAAAGTCTACATCGTTGATAACAAGGGTAAAGAAACCATTATGCTATCTGACGAATACTCTTTGATGTAG
- a CDS encoding DUF402 domain-containing protein — translation MKLPKEGDFITIQSYKHDGNLHRTWRDTMVLKTTENAIIGVNDHTLVTESDGRRWVTREPAIVYFHKKYWFNIIAMIRDNGTSYYCNLASPYYLDNEALKYIDYDLDVKVFADGEKRLLDVEEYERHKKQMHYSDDLDFILKENVKILVDWINNGRGPFSDAYVNIWYKRYVELKNR, via the coding sequence ATGAAACTTCCAAAAGAAGGCGACTTTATTACAATTCAAAGTTATAAGCATGATGGGAATCTTCACCGCACCTGGCGAGATACCATGGTACTAAAGACAACAGAAAACGCCATTATTGGTGTTAATGACCACACACTGGTGACAGAAAGTGATGGCCGACGTTGGGTAACACGTGAACCTGCCATTGTCTATTTTCATAAAAAATACTGGTTTAATATCATTGCCATGATTCGAGACAATGGAACTTCATACTACTGCAACCTAGCCAGCCCTTACTATCTGGATAATGAAGCTCTAAAATACATTGACTATGATTTAGACGTCAAAGTCTTTGCTGATGGTGAAAAACGCCTGTTGGATGTAGAAGAATATGAACGTCACAAAAAACAGATGCACTATTCTGATGATTTGGATTTCATTCTCAAAGAAAATGTCAAAATCCTAGTTGATTGGATTAACAACGGAAGAGGTCCATTTTCAGATGCCTATGTCAATATTTGGTACAAACGTTATGTTGAACTAAAGAATCGATAA
- the recX gene encoding recombination regulator RecX encodes MKITKIEKKKRLYLLELDGSEKLYITEDTIVRFMLSKGMEITEQELSEIQNYAQFSYGKNLALYHLSFKQRTAKEVKDYLTQHDIQPETISHVLDNLKKDNWINDRKYAHSFIQSNLLTGDKGAFVLKQKLSQKGISSTIIEDELSQFDLTELTDKVAQKLLRKYQGKLPSKALQDKILQSLINKGFSYSQAKTAYQHLEIEEDQENQQELLYKELDKQYRKYSKKYDGYDLKQRLTQALARKGYDFSDIASALREYL; translated from the coding sequence ATGAAAATCACAAAAATCGAAAAGAAAAAAAGACTCTACCTCTTGGAGTTGGACGGCAGTGAAAAGCTCTATATTACAGAAGACACCATCGTCCGCTTCATGCTGTCCAAAGGAATGGAAATCACAGAGCAGGAGCTATCAGAAATTCAAAACTATGCCCAATTTTCTTACGGAAAAAATCTAGCTCTTTACCATCTCTCCTTCAAGCAAAGAACTGCTAAGGAAGTTAAAGACTACTTAACGCAGCACGACATCCAACCAGAAACCATCAGCCATGTTTTGGACAATCTAAAAAAGGATAATTGGATTAATGATAGAAAATATGCTCATTCTTTTATCCAATCCAACCTTCTCACTGGTGACAAAGGCGCTTTTGTTCTCAAGCAAAAACTCAGTCAAAAAGGGATTTCTAGCACTATTATTGAAGACGAATTGAGCCAGTTTGATTTGACTGAACTAACAGACAAGGTTGCCCAAAAGCTGCTCAGAAAATACCAGGGAAAACTGCCCAGCAAGGCCTTACAAGATAAAATTCTTCAATCCTTGATAAACAAAGGTTTTTCCTATAGTCAAGCCAAAACCGCCTATCAGCATTTGGAAATCGAAGAAGACCAAGAAAACCAGCAAGAACTGCTCTATAAAGAGCTAGACAAGCAATACCGCAAGTACTCAAAAAAATACGACGGCTATGACTTAAAACAGCGTCTGACCCAAGCTCTAGCTCGCAAAGGCTATGATTTCTCCGACATCGCCAGCGCTCTGAGAGAATATCTTTAA
- a CDS encoding aminoglycoside 3'-phosphotransferase gives MKAEKISLPLAQFPEQIRTYLEGANFYDSSSHSAASVFYADTGYYLKIDQKGQLAQEATLAKWFEEQGLGVPVIHYLTADKDYLLTKEAEGKDALAFLQQPEELCQTMAAALKRLHSIQPQHFPIQHRLQHYKEQAEENYRKGCFYQKALLPQFHIKSREEAYQLIQEQGNLLTADALIHGDACLPNFILKDATTFSCFIDVGLAGLSDRHIDLYWAIWSLTYNLSDPRYAELFLDYYGRKDIDTDKLRLIAAFEAFG, from the coding sequence ATGAAAGCAGAAAAAATATCCCTTCCACTAGCCCAATTCCCTGAGCAAATACGAACTTATCTAGAGGGAGCCAACTTTTACGACAGCTCCTCACATTCTGCAGCCAGTGTTTTCTATGCTGATACAGGCTATTATTTGAAAATCGACCAAAAAGGCCAGTTAGCCCAAGAAGCCACACTTGCCAAATGGTTTGAAGAGCAAGGACTCGGTGTACCTGTCATTCACTACCTGACAGCAGATAAAGACTACCTGCTGACTAAAGAAGCCGAGGGCAAGGACGCCCTAGCCTTTCTCCAACAGCCGGAAGAGCTTTGCCAAACGATGGCTGCCGCACTTAAAAGACTTCACAGCATCCAACCCCAGCATTTCCCAATCCAGCATCGCCTTCAACACTACAAAGAACAAGCAGAGGAAAATTATCGGAAAGGATGCTTTTATCAAAAAGCCTTGCTGCCTCAATTTCATATCAAAAGTCGAGAGGAAGCATACCAGCTTATCCAAGAGCAGGGAAACCTACTGACGGCGGACGCCTTGATTCATGGAGATGCCTGCTTGCCTAATTTCATTCTGAAAGACGCAACAACCTTCTCCTGCTTTATTGACGTTGGCCTCGCTGGCCTTAGTGATCGCCACATTGACCTTTACTGGGCGATCTGGTCTCTTACTTATAATTTATCTGATCCTAGATACGCAGAGCTCTTTCTTGACTACTATGGCAGGAAGGATATTGATACAGACAAACTGCGCTTGATTGCTGCCTTTGAAGCGTTTGGCTAA
- the rlmD gene encoding 23S rRNA (uracil(1939)-C(5))-methyltransferase RlmD, whose translation MNVKVKQRIPLKIKKMGINGEGIGFYKKTLVFVPGALKGEEVYCQVTKVQRNFIEAKLLTINKRSKFRVEAPCEIYDSCGGCQIMHLHYDKQLEFKEDLLRQALKKFAPAGYENYEIRPTIGMQEPLYYRAKLQFQTRKFKDEVKAGLYAQNSHYLVSLKNCLVQDKVTQKIINKVARLLGKYRLPIYDERKTAGVRTVMIRRARKTGQVQMIFVTGRKLDFSPVVRDLVAEFPELETVAVNYHTSKSSEIYGDKTEIIWGEEAIQEGVLDYEFSLSPRAFYQLNPEQTEVLYREAVKALDVTEEDHLIDAYCGVGTIGFAFARRVKSLRGMDIIPEAIEDAKRNAKRMGFDNTLYEAGTAEEIIPRWYAEGYRADALIVDPPRTGLDDKLLETIVRYAPEKMVYVSCNVSTLARDLVKLCQVYDVHYIQSVDMFPHTARTEAVVKLSKRDSSRLN comes from the coding sequence ATGAATGTGAAAGTGAAGCAAAGAATCCCTTTGAAAATTAAAAAAATGGGGATTAATGGTGAAGGGATTGGATTTTATAAGAAAACGCTGGTCTTTGTTCCCGGTGCTTTGAAAGGTGAGGAAGTCTACTGTCAGGTGACCAAGGTTCAGCGTAATTTCATCGAGGCCAAGCTCTTGACCATCAACAAACGGTCGAAATTTCGGGTGGAGGCGCCTTGTGAGATTTATGATAGCTGTGGGGGCTGTCAAATCATGCATCTCCACTATGACAAGCAGTTGGAGTTTAAGGAAGATTTGCTGCGTCAGGCTTTGAAAAAATTTGCGCCAGCTGGTTATGAGAACTACGAGATTCGTCCGACCATTGGTATGCAGGAGCCGCTCTATTATCGGGCTAAACTGCAGTTTCAGACTCGGAAGTTTAAGGATGAGGTCAAGGCGGGGCTCTATGCCCAGAATTCCCACTATCTGGTCTCGCTGAAAAACTGTCTGGTTCAGGACAAGGTAACGCAAAAGATCATCAATAAGGTGGCTCGGCTTTTAGGAAAGTACAGGCTGCCTATCTATGATGAGAGAAAGACAGCTGGAGTACGCACGGTCATGATTCGCAGGGCCAGAAAGACGGGTCAGGTCCAGATGATTTTTGTGACAGGGCGCAAACTGGACTTTTCTCCAGTCGTTCGAGATCTAGTGGCTGAATTTCCTGAGTTGGAAACAGTCGCGGTCAATTATCATACGAGCAAGTCCAGTGAGATTTATGGAGATAAGACAGAGATTATCTGGGGTGAGGAGGCTATCCAAGAAGGAGTGCTGGATTATGAGTTCTCCCTGTCGCCTCGAGCTTTCTATCAGCTCAATCCTGAGCAGACAGAGGTGCTCTACAGGGAGGCGGTTAAGGCGCTGGATGTGACGGAAGAAGACCATTTGATAGATGCCTATTGTGGAGTTGGGACCATCGGCTTTGCCTTTGCTAGACGGGTCAAGTCTCTGAGGGGCATGGACATCATCCCTGAGGCCATTGAAGACGCTAAGCGCAATGCAAAAAGGATGGGCTTTGACAATACGCTCTACGAGGCTGGGACGGCAGAGGAGATTATTCCTCGCTGGTATGCGGAGGGCTATCGGGCGGATGCCTTGATTGTTGACCCACCGCGAACTGGTCTGGACGATAAACTGCTGGAGACAATTGTCCGTTATGCACCTGAAAAGATGGTCTACGTTTCCTGCAATGTCTCAACTCTGGCTCGGGATTTGGTCAAGCTATGTCAGGTCTACGATGTTCACTATATCCAGTCGGTTGATATGTTTCCGCATACTGCTCGGACCGAGGCAGTGGTGAAATTATCCAAGCGAGATAGCTCTCGTTTGAATTAA
- a CDS encoding MIP/aquaporin family protein yields the protein MMKEIFGEFLGTLLLLLLGNGVVAGVVLPKTKSHNSGWIVITMGWGIAVAIAAFVSGNLGPAHLNPALTLGVALKGDLPWASVLPYILAQFAGAMVGQFLVFLQFKPHYLAEKNPANVLGTFSTGPAIKDTFSNLISEILGTFVLVLTIFALGLYKLQAGIGTFAVGTLIIGIGLSLGGTTGYALNPARDLGPRIMHSLLPIPNKGDGDWSYAWIPVVGPIIGAVLAVLVFGLF from the coding sequence ATGATGAAAGAAATATTTGGCGAATTTTTAGGAACACTGCTCTTGCTCCTTTTGGGAAATGGTGTAGTTGCAGGTGTGGTTCTTCCTAAAACAAAGAGTCACAATTCAGGTTGGATTGTGATTACCATGGGATGGGGGATTGCCGTTGCTATCGCTGCTTTTGTATCCGGCAACCTTGGACCAGCCCATCTGAATCCTGCCCTAACTCTCGGAGTAGCTCTGAAAGGTGATTTGCCTTGGGCATCTGTTCTTCCGTATATCCTCGCTCAATTTGCTGGTGCTATGGTCGGACAGTTCCTCGTTTTCCTACAGTTCAAACCTCACTATCTAGCTGAAAAAAATCCAGCTAACGTCCTAGGCACATTCAGCACAGGCCCAGCTATCAAAGATACCTTCTCTAACCTGATTAGCGAAATCCTTGGAACTTTTGTCCTTGTGCTGACTATCTTCGCTCTAGGACTTTATAAGCTGCAAGCAGGCATTGGCACTTTTGCAGTCGGAACATTGATTATCGGAATTGGTCTATCACTTGGTGGAACAACTGGCTACGCCCTCAACCCTGCTCGTGACTTAGGACCTCGCATCATGCACAGTCTTCTTCCTATTCCAAACAAAGGTGATGGTGATTGGAGCTATGCTTGGATTCCAGTTGTCGGACCAATTATTGGTGCCGTCCTTGCAGTCCTAGTCTTCGGTTTATTCTAA
- the glpO gene encoding type 1 glycerol-3-phosphate oxidase — MEFSKKTRELSIKKMQERTLDLLIIGGGITGAGVALQAAASGLETGLIEMQDFAEGTSSRSTKLVHGGLRYLKQFDVEVVSDTVSERAVVQQIAPHIPKPDPMLLPVYEEEGATFSLFRLKVAMDLYDLLAGVNNTPAANKVLSKEEVLEREPELKKEGLVGGGVYLDFRNNDARLVIENIKRANQDGALIANHVKAEGFLFDDSGKITGVVARDLLTDEVFEIKARLVINTTGPWSDSVRNLSNDGEQYSQMRPTKGVHLVVDSSKIKVSQPVYFDTGLGDGRMVFVLPRENKTYFGTTDTDYTGDLEHPKVTQEDVDYLLGIVNNRFPEANITIDDIESSWAGLRPLIAGNSASDYNGGNNGTISDESFNALIATVESYLAKEKSREDVESAVMQLESSTSEKHLDPSAVSRGSSLERDNNGLLTLAGGKITDYRKMAEGAMERVVEILKAEFDRSFKLINSKTYPVSGGELNPANVDSEIEAFAQLGVSRGLDSKEAFYLANLYGSNAPKVFALAHSIEEAPGLSLADTLSLHYAMRNELALSPVDFLLRRTNHMLFMRDSLDAIVEPVLDEMGRFYDWTEEEKAAYRKDVQAALANNDLEELKK, encoded by the coding sequence ATGGAATTTTCAAAGAAAACACGTGAATTATCGATAAAAAAAATGCAGGAACGCACCTTGGACCTCCTGATTATTGGCGGTGGGATTACCGGTGCTGGAGTAGCCTTGCAAGCAGCTGCAAGTGGCCTGGAGACTGGTCTGATTGAAATGCAGGACTTTGCCGAAGGGACTTCTAGCCGCTCTACGAAATTGGTCCATGGTGGCCTTCGTTACCTCAAGCAATTCGACGTAGAGGTGGTCTCAGATACAGTTTCTGAGCGTGCTGTGGTCCAGCAAATTGCCCCTCATATTCCAAAACCAGATCCTATGCTACTTCCTGTCTACGAAGAAGAGGGTGCTACTTTCAGTCTCTTCCGTCTCAAAGTGGCTATGGACCTCTATGACCTCTTGGCTGGTGTTAACAACACTCCTGCTGCCAACAAGGTCTTGAGTAAGGAAGAAGTCTTAGAACGGGAACCTGAACTTAAGAAGGAAGGCTTAGTCGGCGGTGGTGTCTATCTTGACTTCCGCAACAACGACGCACGTCTCGTGATTGAAAATATCAAACGCGCCAACCAAGACGGCGCCCTGATTGCCAACCATGTCAAAGCAGAAGGTTTCCTCTTTGACGATTCTGGAAAGATTACAGGCGTTGTTGCGCGTGACCTCTTGACGGATGAAGTCTTTGAAATCAAGGCTCGCTTGGTCATCAACACAACTGGACCTTGGAGCGACAGCGTGCGCAATCTGTCAAATGACGGTGAGCAATATTCTCAAATGCGTCCAACAAAGGGGGTTCACTTGGTGGTTGACTCTAGCAAGATCAAGGTTTCTCAGCCAGTCTACTTTGACACAGGCTTGGGAGACGGCCGGATGGTCTTTGTTCTTCCGCGTGAAAATAAAACCTACTTTGGTACGACTGACACCGACTACACTGGCGACCTAGAGCATCCAAAAGTAACACAAGAAGATGTGGATTACCTTTTGGGCATTGTCAATAATCGCTTCCCAGAAGCAAACATCACGATTGACGACATCGAAAGCAGCTGGGCAGGTCTGCGTCCTCTGATCGCAGGAAACAGCGCTTCTGACTATAACGGCGGAAACAACGGTACCATTAGCGATGAAAGTTTCAATGCACTGATTGCGACCGTTGAAAGCTATTTGGCTAAAGAAAAATCCCGTGAGGATGTTGAATCGGCTGTTATGCAACTCGAAAGCAGCACTTCTGAAAAACACTTGGACCCATCTGCTGTGTCCCGCGGTTCCAGCTTGGAACGTGATAACAATGGCCTCTTGACCCTTGCTGGCGGTAAGATTACGGACTATCGTAAGATGGCTGAAGGCGCTATGGAGCGTGTGGTTGAAATCCTCAAAGCAGAATTTGACCGCAGCTTCAAGCTCATCAACTCTAAGACCTACCCTGTTTCAGGCGGAGAGCTCAATCCAGCAAATGTGGATTCCGAAATCGAAGCATTTGCTCAACTTGGTGTCTCACGTGGCTTAGACAGCAAAGAAGCCTTCTATCTTGCAAATCTTTACGGTTCAAATGCTCCTAAAGTCTTTGCCCTCGCTCACAGTATCGAAGAAGCACCAGGTCTCAGCCTAGCGGATACCTTGTCACTGCATTATGCTATGCGTAATGAATTAGCGCTCAGCCCAGTTGACTTTTTGCTTCGCCGGACAAACCACATGCTCTTTATGCGGGATAGCTTAGATGCGATTGTAGAGCCTGTTCTGGATGAAATGGGACGATTCTACGACTGGACAGAAGAAGAAAAAGCAGCTTATCGAAAAGATGTTCAAGCTGCCCTTGCAAATAACGATTTAGAAGAATTAAAAAAATAG
- the glpK gene encoding glycerol kinase GlpK has protein sequence MSQEKYIMAIDQGTTSSRAIIFNKKGEKVSSSQKEFTQIFPQAGWVEHNANEIWNSVQSVIAGAFIESGVKPNQIEAIGITNQRETTVVWDKNTGLPIYNAIVWQSRQTAPLAEQLKSQGYVEKFHEKTGLIIDAYFSATKVRWILDHVEGAQERAEKGELLFGTIDTWLVWKLTDGASHVTDYSNAARTMLYNIKELKWDEEILEILNIPKAMLPEVRSNSEIYGKTAPFHFYGGEVPISGMAGDQQAALFGQLAFEPGMVKNTYGTGSFIIMNTGEEMQLSENNLLTTIGYGINGKVYYALEGSIFIAGSAIQWLRDGLRMVENSPESEKYALNSHNNDEVYVVPAFTGLGAPYWDQNARGSVFGLTRGTSKEDFIKATLQSIAYQVRDIIDTMQVDAKTAIQVLKVDGGAAMNNFLMQFQADILGIDIARAKNLETTALGAAFLAGLSVGYWKDLDELRTLNETGELFEPSMNESRKEQLYKGWKKAVKATQVFAEIDD, from the coding sequence ATGTCACAAGAAAAATACATCATGGCCATCGACCAAGGAACTACTAGTTCCCGCGCCATCATCTTTAACAAAAAAGGAGAAAAAGTTAGCTCCAGTCAAAAAGAATTTACTCAGATTTTCCCTCAAGCTGGATGGGTTGAGCATAATGCCAATGAAATTTGGAACTCTGTTCAATCCGTTATCGCAGGTGCCTTCATCGAAAGTGGGGTAAAACCTAATCAAATCGAAGCTATCGGAATCACCAACCAGCGTGAAACAACTGTCGTCTGGGATAAGAATACTGGTCTTCCTATCTACAATGCTATCGTTTGGCAATCTCGCCAGACTGCTCCTCTGGCTGAACAACTGAAAAGCCAAGGCTATGTGGAAAAATTCCATGAAAAGACTGGTTTGATTATTGACGCTTACTTCTCTGCTACCAAGGTTCGCTGGATTTTAGATCATGTAGAGGGAGCGCAAGAAAGAGCTGAAAAGGGCGAATTGCTCTTTGGTACTATTGATACCTGGCTGGTTTGGAAATTGACTGACGGGGCTTCTCACGTGACTGACTACTCAAATGCAGCCCGTACCATGCTCTATAACATCAAGGAACTTAAATGGGATGAAGAGATTTTGGAAATCCTTAATATTCCAAAGGCCATGCTTCCAGAAGTTCGTTCTAACTCAGAAATCTATGGTAAGACTGCTCCATTCCATTTCTACGGTGGAGAAGTTCCAATCTCTGGTATGGCTGGTGACCAGCAGGCAGCGCTCTTTGGACAGCTAGCTTTTGAGCCTGGCATGGTTAAGAATACTTACGGAACTGGTTCCTTCATCATCATGAATACTGGTGAAGAGATGCAACTATCTGAAAACAACCTCTTGACAACCATTGGCTACGGTATCAACGGCAAAGTTTACTATGCCTTAGAAGGTTCTATCTTCATTGCCGGAAGTGCTATTCAATGGCTACGCGACGGTCTTCGGATGGTTGAAAATTCACCAGAATCTGAAAAATATGCTCTCAATTCTCACAATAATGACGAAGTCTATGTCGTACCTGCCTTTACAGGCCTGGGCGCTCCCTACTGGGATCAAAATGCACGTGGTTCTGTCTTTGGCTTGACCCGCGGAACCAGCAAGGAAGACTTTATCAAGGCTACCCTGCAATCCATCGCTTACCAAGTACGAGACATCATTGATACCATGCAGGTGGACGCTAAGACTGCTATTCAAGTCCTCAAAGTAGACGGCGGTGCTGCTATGAACAACTTCCTCATGCAGTTCCAGGCTGACATTTTGGGAATCGATATTGCCCGTGCTAAAAACTTAGAAACAACTGCTCTTGGTGCAGCCTTCTTGGCAGGACTGTCAGTAGGCTACTGGAAAGACTTAGACGAACTCCGCACTCTCAATGAAACAGGAGAACTCTTTGAGCCGTCTATGAATGAATCCCGTAAGGAACAACTCTACAAAGGATGGAAAAAAGCCGTTAAGGCAACCCAAGTCTTTGCGGAAATCGATGACTAA
- a CDS encoding helix-turn-helix domain-containing protein, with product MYLADLMEKSEAGQFIVLSYLQQHSTSSLKDVMSETGFSKATLTKYISLINDKAMDHHAAVSIQLQNEMLSLSIGPDTKGRDIRRLFLGNAIKYLILNHLLYHQQFLAHQLAQELMISEATLGRHISGLNQILSEFELSIQNGRLKGPEHQIRYFYFCLFRKVWSSQDWEKELQKPERRQEVAVLEELCGAQLSQGQRLDLALWAHITQQRLRVNACQFQNIEQKMQGYFENIFYQRLHRRTNDFFAGQHITLSQEDGEMMIFFSFLLSHRILPLHTMEYILGFGGEIAGLITQLIQEMKGQDLLGDYIEDQVTYELSQLCAHVFLFKGCLLQDKYKHDLELRHPYLWSEDDYRQVADTIFSKLPIFQQGTSLDKKVLWEWLQLMEYIAENDGQVIKIGMDLTDSFIVVSRMTAILRRYLEYNRFITIESYDLTRNYDLIITNNPIHQDQQIPVYYLKNDLDLEDLAQIRHMIFH from the coding sequence ATGTATCTTGCAGACTTAATGGAAAAGAGTGAAGCGGGGCAGTTTATTGTCCTGTCTTATTTACAGCAGCATTCTACATCCAGTTTGAAGGACGTTATGTCTGAAACAGGCTTCTCGAAAGCAACCTTGACCAAGTACATTAGCTTGATTAACGACAAGGCTATGGACCATCATGCAGCCGTATCCATCCAGCTTCAGAACGAAATGCTCAGTCTGTCCATCGGACCGGATACCAAGGGACGGGATATTCGCAGACTCTTTTTGGGCAATGCCATCAAATACCTGATTTTAAACCACTTACTCTATCATCAGCAGTTTTTAGCCCATCAATTAGCTCAGGAACTGATGATCAGTGAAGCAACACTCGGCCGTCATATATCCGGGCTAAATCAGATTTTATCAGAGTTTGAGCTATCTATCCAAAACGGCCGCTTAAAAGGTCCTGAGCACCAGATCCGCTATTTTTATTTCTGCCTCTTTCGTAAGGTTTGGTCTAGTCAAGATTGGGAAAAAGAACTTCAAAAACCAGAAAGAAGGCAGGAAGTTGCCGTCTTAGAAGAACTCTGTGGAGCCCAACTCTCTCAAGGACAGCGATTGGACTTGGCTCTTTGGGCACATATTACCCAACAGCGCCTAAGAGTCAATGCCTGTCAATTCCAAAACATCGAGCAGAAAATGCAGGGCTATTTTGAAAACATCTTCTATCAACGCTTGCATCGCCGAACAAATGATTTCTTTGCCGGACAGCACATCACTCTGAGTCAGGAAGACGGGGAAATGATGATTTTCTTTTCATTTCTGCTTTCCCATCGGATTCTGCCTCTGCACACCATGGAGTATATTCTGGGCTTTGGCGGTGAAATTGCCGGTCTGATTACGCAACTCATTCAAGAGATGAAGGGCCAGGACTTGCTTGGTGACTACATCGAAGATCAAGTGACCTACGAACTCAGTCAGCTCTGCGCCCATGTCTTTCTTTTCAAAGGCTGTCTCTTGCAAGACAAATACAAGCATGATTTGGAATTGCGCCATCCTTACTTATGGAGCGAAGACGATTATCGACAAGTGGCAGACACTATTTTTAGCAAACTGCCTATTTTCCAGCAGGGAACATCTCTGGATAAAAAGGTGTTGTGGGAATGGCTCCAGCTGATGGAGTACATTGCTGAAAATGACGGTCAAGTCATCAAGATAGGCATGGACTTAACAGATAGCTTTATCGTTGTTTCTAGGATGACAGCCATTTTAAGGCGGTACTTAGAGTACAATCGCTTTATTACGATTGAATCCTACGACCTTACCAGAAATTATGACCTCATCATCACCAACAATCCCATCCATCAGGACCAACAGATTCCCGTCTATTATTTAAAAAATGACTTGGATTTGGAAGATTTGGCTCAGATCCGTCACATGATATTTCATTGA
- a CDS encoding DUF1858 domain-containing protein: protein MDNVIDLSIPVAEVIEKQPEVLDVLVELGFTPLANPVMRNTVGRVVSIKKGAGMNGIDLNKIKQTLELNGYEVVGI from the coding sequence ATGGATAATGTGATTGATTTGTCTATCCCAGTGGCAGAAGTGATTGAGAAGCAGCCTGAAGTTTTGGATGTTTTGGTCGAGTTGGGCTTTACGCCTCTGGCCAATCCTGTCATGCGAAATACTGTCGGGCGTGTGGTTTCTATCAAAAAAGGAGCTGGTATGAATGGCATTGACCTGAATAAAATCAAGCAAACTCTGGAATTAAACGGCTATGAAGTGGTGGGGATTTAG